In Bacillus cytotoxicus NVH 391-98, the following are encoded in one genomic region:
- a CDS encoding cytidine deaminase, which translates to MDKKKYIEAATKMLEKAYIPYSKFPVGAALVTKEGKIYTGCNIENASYGLCNCAERTAIFKAVSEGERHFSYLVVTGKTDGPISPCGACRQVIAEFCDPKMPVLLTNVKGDEKEVTVEQLLPGAFLNGDLV; encoded by the coding sequence ATGGATAAAAAAAAGTATATTGAAGCAGCAACAAAGATGCTAGAAAAAGCTTACATTCCATATTCTAAATTTCCTGTTGGTGCGGCACTCGTTACAAAAGAAGGTAAAATCTATACGGGTTGTAATATAGAAAATGCATCATATGGATTATGTAACTGTGCTGAAAGAACGGCGATCTTTAAAGCGGTATCAGAAGGGGAACGTCATTTTAGCTATTTAGTAGTTACAGGTAAAACGGATGGGCCTATTTCACCATGCGGAGCTTGTAGACAAGTGATTGCGGAATTTTGTGATCCCAAAATGCCAGTATTATTAACAAATGTCAAAGGTGATGAAAAGGAAGTAACAGTTGAGCAGCTATTACCTGGTGCATTTTTAAACGGCGATTTAGTTTAA
- a CDS encoding YkvS family protein has translation MKANVGDMIQFERGNVTITGSVVKLYSESVLVEITNISGGTFEFDRTVVNHKNYKILNGNL, from the coding sequence ATGAAAGCAAATGTTGGAGATATGATACAATTTGAGCGTGGAAATGTTACCATTACAGGCTCAGTCGTGAAACTATACAGTGAATCTGTATTAGTTGAAATCACAAATATAAGCGGTGGCACTTTTGAATTCGATAGAACAGTAGTCAATCACAAAAATTATAAGATACTGAATGGAAATTTGTAA